A window of the Synchiropus splendidus isolate RoL2022-P1 chromosome 6, RoL_Sspl_1.0, whole genome shotgun sequence genome harbors these coding sequences:
- the ppfia4 gene encoding liprin-alpha-4 isoform X4: MSTPVKLRRQSGTRFSTWTTQEFATLTKELNICREQLLEKEEEISELKAERNNTRLLLEHLECLVSRHERSLRMTVVKRQAPPPSGVSSEVEVLKALKSLFEHHKALDEKVRERLRVALERVATLEGQLAAATQELNMVRQRKDGDSTERTDGSKPTWKRLPNGSIDAHEDGSRASELQELLDRTNKELGQTRDHSATLSARIADLEVELTNARRELSRSEELSIKQQREQREREDMEERITTLEKRYLAAQRETTHIHDLNDKLENELATKDSLHRQSEEKVRQLQDMLEMAEQRLAQTMRKAETLPEVEAELAQRVAALSKAEERHGNVEERLRQLESQLEEKNQELGRARQREKMNEEHNKRLSDTVDRLLTESNERLQLHLKERMAALEDKNSLIQDLENCQKQLEEFHHTRERLIGEIEKLRNEIDHLKRRSGAFGDGTHPRSHLGSASDLRYSVVEGQDGHYSTTVIRRAQKGRLTALRDDPNKVCAVFGQDYPSLRGSVSHLLGSDMEAESDMDDDVSSALLSPSGQSDAQTLALMLQEQLDAINEEIRMIQVERESADLRSDEIESRVNSGSMDGLNVTLRPRALPTSATAQSLASSSSPPTSGHSTPKHHSRNTSHHLGIMTLPSDLRKHRRKVASPVEVDKATIKCETSPPSSPRSLRLETNFAQFTGSLEDGRGKQKKGIKSSIGRLFGKKEKGRLEQTLVREGQPLQALTDLEMNIGDTMTLGKLGTQAERDRRMKKKHELLEEARKRGLPFAQWDGPTVVSWLELWVGMPAWYVAACRANVKSGAIMSALSDTEIQREIGISNPLHRLKLRLAIQEMVSLTSPSAPLTSRTSSGNVWVTHEEMENLASSTKAVNEEGSWAQTLAYGDMNHEWIGNEWLPSLGLPQYRSYFMECLVDARMLDHLTKKDLRSHLKMVDSFHRASLQYGIMCLKRINYDRKDLERRREDSQHDMKDVLVWTNEQVIHWVQSIGLREYCGNLLESGVHGALLSLDETFDYSSLALILQIPMQNTQARQVLEREFNNLLALGTDRRLEEGGDDKSFRRSPSWRKRFRAREGGTGLGMMAGSMETLPAGFRMPSMSLPPSVHLMSKKQLQPEAPPPTPPRLDPSAVRTYSC, encoded by the exons ATGAGCACACCGGTGAAGCTCCGGCGCCAGAGTGGGACCCGCTTTAGTACCTGGACAACGCAG GAGTTTGCCACCCTGACCAAGGAGCTGAACATATGCcgagagcagctgctggagaaggaggaggagatatCAGAGCTGAAGGCCGAGCGCAACAACACCAGG ctgctACTGGAGCACCTGGAGTGTCTGGTGTCACGTCATGAACGCAGTTTGAGGATGACGGTGGTGAAGCGACAGGCTCCGCCCCCATCAGGGGTCTCCAGTGAGGTGGAGGTCCTCAAAGCACTGAAGTCTCTGTTTGAACACCACAAGGCTCTCGATGAAAAG GTGCGTGAGAGACTTCGGGTGGCTCTGGAGCGAGTGGCCACCCTGGAGGGACAGCTGGCCGCGGCCACACAAGAG ctgaacATGGTGAGACAGAGGAAAGACGGCGACTCCACGGAGAGGACAGATGGATCCAAACCTACATGGAAG CGACTCCCTAACGGCTCCATCGACGCCCACGAAGACGGCAGCCGGGCGTCTGAgctccaggagctgctggacagGACCAACAAGGAACTGGGCCAGACCCGGGACCACTCGGCTACTTTAAGTGCCCGCATTGCCGACTTGGAGGTGGAACTCACGAACGCACGCCGAGAGCTGAGTCGCAGTGAGGAGCTGTCAATCAAACAGCagagggagcagagagag AGAGAAGACATGGAGGAGAGGATCACGACCTTGGAAAAACGCTACCTAGCCGCCCAGAGGGAAACCACACACATCCACGACCTCAACGACAAGCTGGAGAACGAACTGGCCACCAAAGACTCTCTGCACAGACAA AGCGAGGAGAAAGTGCGTCAGCTGCAGGACATGCTGGAGATGGCGGAGCAAAGGTTGGCTCAAACCATGAGGAAGGCCGAGACGCTACCGGAGGTGGAGGCGGAACTGGCGCAGAGAGTGGCGGCGCTCTCCAag GCCGAGGAACGACACGGCAATGTGGAGGAGCGGCTTCGACAGCTGGAGTCACAACTGGAGGAGAAGAATCAGGAGCTGGGAagg GCACGTCAGAGAGAAAAAATGAACGAGGAGCACAACAAGCGTTTGTCAGACACCGTGGATCGTCTGCTCACAGAGTCCAATGAGAGACTGCAGCTGCATCTGAAGGAACGCATGGCTGCACTGGAGGACAAG AATTCTCTCATTCAAGACCTGGAGAACTGCCAGAAACAGCTGGAAGAATTCCATCACACCAGG GAGCGACTTATTGGAGAGATAGAGAAGCTGCGAAATGAGATCGACCACCTGAAACGTCGCAGTGGAGCTTTCGGCGACGGAACTCACCCGCG gtcTCACCTGGGAAGCGCCAGCGACCTCCGCTACTCAGTGGTGGAAGGTCAGGACGGCCACTATAGCACAACCGTTATCAGACGGGCGCAGAAGGGCCGGCTGACGGCGCTGAGGGACGACCCCAACAAG GTGTGCGCCGTGTTCGGGCAGGACTACCCTTCACTGCGCGGCAGCGTCAGTCACCTCCTGGGCAGCGACATGGAGGCGGAGTCTGACATGGACGACGACGTCAGCTCGGCGCTGCTGTCGCCCAGCGGTCAGTCAGACGCCCAGACTCTGGCTCtgatgctgcaggagcagctcgACGCTATCAATGAAGAGATCAG GATGATCCAGGTGGAGAGAGAGTCAGCTGACCTGCGCTCCGACGAGATCGAGTCTCGGGTGAACAGCGGGAGCATGGACGGACTGAACGTGACCCTTCGACCCCGAGCCCTACCCACCTCTGCCACCGCACAATCCCTggcgtcctcctcctccccacccACCAGCGGCCACTCGACACCCAAGCACCACTCACGCAACACCAGCCACCACCTGGGCATCATGACTCTG CCGAGCGACCTGAGGAAACACCGCAGGAAAGTGGCG TCGCCAGTTGAGGTTGACAAAGCAACAATCAAGTGCGAGACGTCGCCGCCGTCATCGCCACGCAGTTTACGACTGGAAACCAACTTTGCTCAGTTTACAGGAAGTCTGGAAGATGGACGCGG CAAGCAGAAGAAAGGCATCAAGTCCTCCATCGGACGCTTGTTTGGGAAGAAGGAAAAAGGACGATTGGAGCAGACGCTGGTCAGGGAAGGCCAGCCTCTGCAGGCGCTCACAG ACCTGGAAATGAACATCGGTGACACGATGACTCTGGGTAAACTGGGCACCCAGGCTGAGAGGGATCGCCgcatgaagaaaaa ACATGAGCTGCTTGAGGAGGCGAGGAAAAGAGGACTGCCGTTCGCCCAGTGGGATGGTCCCACCGTCGTCTCCTGGCTGGAG CTGTGGGTGGGGATGCCGGCCTGGTACGTGGCCGCCTGTCGTGCCAATGTGAAGAGCGGAGCCATCATGTCCGCCCTGTCCGACACTGAGATCCAGCGGGAGATCGGCATCAGCAACCCTCTGCACCGACTCAAACTCCGTCTGGCCATCCAGGAGATGGTGTCCCTCACCAGCCCGTCCGCTCCGCTCACGTCCAGAACG TCCTCCGGAAATGTGTGGGTGACTCATGAAGAGATGGAGAACCTGGCGTCATCCACTAAAGCG GTGAATGAGGAGGGCAGCTGGGCTCAG ACACTGGCGTATGGCGACATGAACCACGAGTGGATCGGAAACGAGTGGCTGCCCAGTCTGGGTCTACCTCAGTACCGCTCTTACTTCATGGAGTGTCTGGTGGACGCGCGCATGCTGGACCATCTGACCAAGAAGGACTTGAGGAGTCACCTCAAGATGGTGGACAGCTTTCATAG ggccAGTCTGCAGTACGGGATCATGTGCTTGAAGAGGATCAACTACGACAGGAAGGACTTGGAGCGTCGGAGAGAAGACAGCCAGCACGATATGAAAG ATGTGCTGGTCTGGACCAATGAGCAAGTCATCCACTGGGTCCAGTCCATCGGTCTGAGGGAGTACTGTGGCAACCTGTTGGAGAGCGGCGTCCACGGGGCCCTGCTGTCGCTGGACGAGACCTTCGACTACAGCAGCCTCGCACTCATCCTGCAGATCCCTATGCAGAACACACAG gcACGGCAGGTTCTGGAGCGGGAGTTCAACAACCTGTTAGCTCTGGGGACCGACCGACGACTGGAGGAG GGTGGAGACGACAAGTCTTTCCGGCGCTCTCCTTCATGGAGGAAGAGGTTCCGGGCGCGTGAGGGCGGCACCGGGCTGGGGATGATGGCTGGCTCCATGGAGACGCTTCCAGCTGGTTTCCGCATGCCCTCgatgtcacttcctccttcGGTCCATTTGATGTCCAAGAAGCAACTCCAGCCTGAAG CTCCGCCCCCAACGCCGCCAAGACTCGACCCGTCTGCAGTGCGGACCTACTCATGCTAA
- the ppfia4 gene encoding liprin-alpha-4 isoform X1 has product MMCEVMPTISEGDSGGPPRGASGVPNGSEQEANFEQLMVNMLDERDKLLESLRETQETLIQSQTKLQGALHERDVLQRQINAALPQEFATLTKELNICREQLLEKEEEISELKAERNNTRLLLEHLECLVSRHERSLRMTVVKRQAPPPSGVSSEVEVLKALKSLFEHHKALDEKVRERLRVALERVATLEGQLAAATQELNMVRQRKDGDSTERTDGSKPTWKRLPNGSIDAHEDGSRASELQELLDRTNKELGQTRDHSATLSARIADLEVELTNARRELSRSEELSIKQQREQREREDMEERITTLEKRYLAAQRETTHIHDLNDKLENELATKDSLHRQSEEKVRQLQDMLEMAEQRLAQTMRKAETLPEVEAELAQRVAALSKAEERHGNVEERLRQLESQLEEKNQELGRARQREKMNEEHNKRLSDTVDRLLTESNERLQLHLKERMAALEDKNSLIQDLENCQKQLEEFHHTRERLIGEIEKLRNEIDHLKRRSGAFGDGTHPRSHLGSASDLRYSVVEGQDGHYSTTVIRRAQKGRLTALRDDPNKVCAVFGQDYPSLRGSVSHLLGSDMEAESDMDDDVSSALLSPSGQSDAQTLALMLQEQLDAINEEIRMIQVERESADLRSDEIESRVNSGSMDGLNVTLRPRALPTSATAQSLASSSSPPTSGHSTPKHHSRNTSHHLGIMTLPSDLRKHRRKVASPVEVDKATIKCETSPPSSPRSLRLETNFAQFTGSLEDGRGKQKKGIKSSIGRLFGKKEKGRLEQTLVREGQPLQALTDLEMNIGDTMTLGKLGTQAERDRRMKKKHELLEEARKRGLPFAQWDGPTVVSWLELWVGMPAWYVAACRANVKSGAIMSALSDTEIQREIGISNPLHRLKLRLAIQEMVSLTSPSAPLTSRTSSGNVWVTHEEMENLASSTKAVNEEGSWAQTLAYGDMNHEWIGNEWLPSLGLPQYRSYFMECLVDARMLDHLTKKDLRSHLKMVDSFHRASLQYGIMCLKRINYDRKDLERRREDSQHDMKDVLVWTNEQVIHWVQSIGLREYCGNLLESGVHGALLSLDETFDYSSLALILQIPMQNTQARQVLEREFNNLLALGTDRRLEEGGDDKSFRRSPSWRKRFRAREGGTGLGMMAGSMETLPAGFRMPSMSLPPSVHLMSKKQLQPEAPPPTPPRLDPSAVRTYSC; this is encoded by the exons GAGTTTGCCACCCTGACCAAGGAGCTGAACATATGCcgagagcagctgctggagaaggaggaggagatatCAGAGCTGAAGGCCGAGCGCAACAACACCAGG ctgctACTGGAGCACCTGGAGTGTCTGGTGTCACGTCATGAACGCAGTTTGAGGATGACGGTGGTGAAGCGACAGGCTCCGCCCCCATCAGGGGTCTCCAGTGAGGTGGAGGTCCTCAAAGCACTGAAGTCTCTGTTTGAACACCACAAGGCTCTCGATGAAAAG GTGCGTGAGAGACTTCGGGTGGCTCTGGAGCGAGTGGCCACCCTGGAGGGACAGCTGGCCGCGGCCACACAAGAG ctgaacATGGTGAGACAGAGGAAAGACGGCGACTCCACGGAGAGGACAGATGGATCCAAACCTACATGGAAG CGACTCCCTAACGGCTCCATCGACGCCCACGAAGACGGCAGCCGGGCGTCTGAgctccaggagctgctggacagGACCAACAAGGAACTGGGCCAGACCCGGGACCACTCGGCTACTTTAAGTGCCCGCATTGCCGACTTGGAGGTGGAACTCACGAACGCACGCCGAGAGCTGAGTCGCAGTGAGGAGCTGTCAATCAAACAGCagagggagcagagagag AGAGAAGACATGGAGGAGAGGATCACGACCTTGGAAAAACGCTACCTAGCCGCCCAGAGGGAAACCACACACATCCACGACCTCAACGACAAGCTGGAGAACGAACTGGCCACCAAAGACTCTCTGCACAGACAA AGCGAGGAGAAAGTGCGTCAGCTGCAGGACATGCTGGAGATGGCGGAGCAAAGGTTGGCTCAAACCATGAGGAAGGCCGAGACGCTACCGGAGGTGGAGGCGGAACTGGCGCAGAGAGTGGCGGCGCTCTCCAag GCCGAGGAACGACACGGCAATGTGGAGGAGCGGCTTCGACAGCTGGAGTCACAACTGGAGGAGAAGAATCAGGAGCTGGGAagg GCACGTCAGAGAGAAAAAATGAACGAGGAGCACAACAAGCGTTTGTCAGACACCGTGGATCGTCTGCTCACAGAGTCCAATGAGAGACTGCAGCTGCATCTGAAGGAACGCATGGCTGCACTGGAGGACAAG AATTCTCTCATTCAAGACCTGGAGAACTGCCAGAAACAGCTGGAAGAATTCCATCACACCAGG GAGCGACTTATTGGAGAGATAGAGAAGCTGCGAAATGAGATCGACCACCTGAAACGTCGCAGTGGAGCTTTCGGCGACGGAACTCACCCGCG gtcTCACCTGGGAAGCGCCAGCGACCTCCGCTACTCAGTGGTGGAAGGTCAGGACGGCCACTATAGCACAACCGTTATCAGACGGGCGCAGAAGGGCCGGCTGACGGCGCTGAGGGACGACCCCAACAAG GTGTGCGCCGTGTTCGGGCAGGACTACCCTTCACTGCGCGGCAGCGTCAGTCACCTCCTGGGCAGCGACATGGAGGCGGAGTCTGACATGGACGACGACGTCAGCTCGGCGCTGCTGTCGCCCAGCGGTCAGTCAGACGCCCAGACTCTGGCTCtgatgctgcaggagcagctcgACGCTATCAATGAAGAGATCAG GATGATCCAGGTGGAGAGAGAGTCAGCTGACCTGCGCTCCGACGAGATCGAGTCTCGGGTGAACAGCGGGAGCATGGACGGACTGAACGTGACCCTTCGACCCCGAGCCCTACCCACCTCTGCCACCGCACAATCCCTggcgtcctcctcctccccacccACCAGCGGCCACTCGACACCCAAGCACCACTCACGCAACACCAGCCACCACCTGGGCATCATGACTCTG CCGAGCGACCTGAGGAAACACCGCAGGAAAGTGGCG TCGCCAGTTGAGGTTGACAAAGCAACAATCAAGTGCGAGACGTCGCCGCCGTCATCGCCACGCAGTTTACGACTGGAAACCAACTTTGCTCAGTTTACAGGAAGTCTGGAAGATGGACGCGG CAAGCAGAAGAAAGGCATCAAGTCCTCCATCGGACGCTTGTTTGGGAAGAAGGAAAAAGGACGATTGGAGCAGACGCTGGTCAGGGAAGGCCAGCCTCTGCAGGCGCTCACAG ACCTGGAAATGAACATCGGTGACACGATGACTCTGGGTAAACTGGGCACCCAGGCTGAGAGGGATCGCCgcatgaagaaaaa ACATGAGCTGCTTGAGGAGGCGAGGAAAAGAGGACTGCCGTTCGCCCAGTGGGATGGTCCCACCGTCGTCTCCTGGCTGGAG CTGTGGGTGGGGATGCCGGCCTGGTACGTGGCCGCCTGTCGTGCCAATGTGAAGAGCGGAGCCATCATGTCCGCCCTGTCCGACACTGAGATCCAGCGGGAGATCGGCATCAGCAACCCTCTGCACCGACTCAAACTCCGTCTGGCCATCCAGGAGATGGTGTCCCTCACCAGCCCGTCCGCTCCGCTCACGTCCAGAACG TCCTCCGGAAATGTGTGGGTGACTCATGAAGAGATGGAGAACCTGGCGTCATCCACTAAAGCG GTGAATGAGGAGGGCAGCTGGGCTCAG ACACTGGCGTATGGCGACATGAACCACGAGTGGATCGGAAACGAGTGGCTGCCCAGTCTGGGTCTACCTCAGTACCGCTCTTACTTCATGGAGTGTCTGGTGGACGCGCGCATGCTGGACCATCTGACCAAGAAGGACTTGAGGAGTCACCTCAAGATGGTGGACAGCTTTCATAG ggccAGTCTGCAGTACGGGATCATGTGCTTGAAGAGGATCAACTACGACAGGAAGGACTTGGAGCGTCGGAGAGAAGACAGCCAGCACGATATGAAAG ATGTGCTGGTCTGGACCAATGAGCAAGTCATCCACTGGGTCCAGTCCATCGGTCTGAGGGAGTACTGTGGCAACCTGTTGGAGAGCGGCGTCCACGGGGCCCTGCTGTCGCTGGACGAGACCTTCGACTACAGCAGCCTCGCACTCATCCTGCAGATCCCTATGCAGAACACACAG gcACGGCAGGTTCTGGAGCGGGAGTTCAACAACCTGTTAGCTCTGGGGACCGACCGACGACTGGAGGAG GGTGGAGACGACAAGTCTTTCCGGCGCTCTCCTTCATGGAGGAAGAGGTTCCGGGCGCGTGAGGGCGGCACCGGGCTGGGGATGATGGCTGGCTCCATGGAGACGCTTCCAGCTGGTTTCCGCATGCCCTCgatgtcacttcctccttcGGTCCATTTGATGTCCAAGAAGCAACTCCAGCCTGAAG CTCCGCCCCCAACGCCGCCAAGACTCGACCCGTCTGCAGTGCGGACCTACTCATGCTAA
- the ppfia4 gene encoding liprin-alpha-4 isoform X3, which translates to MMCEVMPTISEGDSGGPPRGASGVPNGSEQEANFEQLMVNMLDERDKLLESLRETQETLIQSQTKLQGALHERDVLQRQINAALPQEFATLTKELNICREQLLEKEEEISELKAERNNTRLLLEHLECLVSRHERSLRMTVVKRQAPPPSGVSSEVEVLKALKSLFEHHKALDEKVRERLRVALERVATLEGQLAAATQELNMVRQRKDGDSTERTDGSKPTWKRLPNGSIDAHEDGSRASELQELLDRTNKELGQTRDHSATLSARIADLEVELTNARRELSRSEELSIKQQREQREREDMEERITTLEKRYLAAQRETTHIHDLNDKLENELATKDSLHRQSEEKVRQLQDMLEMAEQRLAQTMRKAETLPEVEAELAQRVAALSKAEERHGNVEERLRQLESQLEEKNQELGRARQREKMNEEHNKRLSDTVDRLLTESNERLQLHLKERMAALEDKNSLIQDLENCQKQLEEFHHTRERLIGEIEKLRNEIDHLKRRSGAFGDGTHPRSHLGSASDLRYSVVEGQDGHYSTTVIRRAQKGRLTALRDDPNKVCAVFGQDYPSLRGSVSHLLGSDMEAESDMDDDVSSALLSPSGQSDAQTLALMLQEQLDAINEEIRMIQVERESADLRSDEIESRVNSGSMDGLNVTLRPRALPTSATAQSLASSSSPPTSGHSTPKHHSRNTSHHLGIMTLPSDLRKHRRKVASPVEVDKATIKCETSPPSSPRSLRLETNFAQFTGSLEDGRGKQKKGIKSSIGRLFGKKEKGRLEQTLVREGQPLQALTDLEMNIGDTMTLGKLGTQAERDRRMKKKHELLEEARKRGLPFAQWDGPTVVSWLELWVGMPAWYVAACRANVKSGAIMSALSDTEIQREIGISNPLHRLKLRLAIQEMVSLTSPSAPLTSRTVNEEGSWAQTLAYGDMNHEWIGNEWLPSLGLPQYRSYFMECLVDARMLDHLTKKDLRSHLKMVDSFHRASLQYGIMCLKRINYDRKDLERRREDSQHDMKDVLVWTNEQVIHWVQSIGLREYCGNLLESGVHGALLSLDETFDYSSLALILQIPMQNTQARQVLEREFNNLLALGTDRRLEEGGDDKSFRRSPSWRKRFRAREGGTGLGMMAGSMETLPAGFRMPSMSLPPSVHLMSKKQLQPEAPPPTPPRLDPSAVRTYSC; encoded by the exons GAGTTTGCCACCCTGACCAAGGAGCTGAACATATGCcgagagcagctgctggagaaggaggaggagatatCAGAGCTGAAGGCCGAGCGCAACAACACCAGG ctgctACTGGAGCACCTGGAGTGTCTGGTGTCACGTCATGAACGCAGTTTGAGGATGACGGTGGTGAAGCGACAGGCTCCGCCCCCATCAGGGGTCTCCAGTGAGGTGGAGGTCCTCAAAGCACTGAAGTCTCTGTTTGAACACCACAAGGCTCTCGATGAAAAG GTGCGTGAGAGACTTCGGGTGGCTCTGGAGCGAGTGGCCACCCTGGAGGGACAGCTGGCCGCGGCCACACAAGAG ctgaacATGGTGAGACAGAGGAAAGACGGCGACTCCACGGAGAGGACAGATGGATCCAAACCTACATGGAAG CGACTCCCTAACGGCTCCATCGACGCCCACGAAGACGGCAGCCGGGCGTCTGAgctccaggagctgctggacagGACCAACAAGGAACTGGGCCAGACCCGGGACCACTCGGCTACTTTAAGTGCCCGCATTGCCGACTTGGAGGTGGAACTCACGAACGCACGCCGAGAGCTGAGTCGCAGTGAGGAGCTGTCAATCAAACAGCagagggagcagagagag AGAGAAGACATGGAGGAGAGGATCACGACCTTGGAAAAACGCTACCTAGCCGCCCAGAGGGAAACCACACACATCCACGACCTCAACGACAAGCTGGAGAACGAACTGGCCACCAAAGACTCTCTGCACAGACAA AGCGAGGAGAAAGTGCGTCAGCTGCAGGACATGCTGGAGATGGCGGAGCAAAGGTTGGCTCAAACCATGAGGAAGGCCGAGACGCTACCGGAGGTGGAGGCGGAACTGGCGCAGAGAGTGGCGGCGCTCTCCAag GCCGAGGAACGACACGGCAATGTGGAGGAGCGGCTTCGACAGCTGGAGTCACAACTGGAGGAGAAGAATCAGGAGCTGGGAagg GCACGTCAGAGAGAAAAAATGAACGAGGAGCACAACAAGCGTTTGTCAGACACCGTGGATCGTCTGCTCACAGAGTCCAATGAGAGACTGCAGCTGCATCTGAAGGAACGCATGGCTGCACTGGAGGACAAG AATTCTCTCATTCAAGACCTGGAGAACTGCCAGAAACAGCTGGAAGAATTCCATCACACCAGG GAGCGACTTATTGGAGAGATAGAGAAGCTGCGAAATGAGATCGACCACCTGAAACGTCGCAGTGGAGCTTTCGGCGACGGAACTCACCCGCG gtcTCACCTGGGAAGCGCCAGCGACCTCCGCTACTCAGTGGTGGAAGGTCAGGACGGCCACTATAGCACAACCGTTATCAGACGGGCGCAGAAGGGCCGGCTGACGGCGCTGAGGGACGACCCCAACAAG GTGTGCGCCGTGTTCGGGCAGGACTACCCTTCACTGCGCGGCAGCGTCAGTCACCTCCTGGGCAGCGACATGGAGGCGGAGTCTGACATGGACGACGACGTCAGCTCGGCGCTGCTGTCGCCCAGCGGTCAGTCAGACGCCCAGACTCTGGCTCtgatgctgcaggagcagctcgACGCTATCAATGAAGAGATCAG GATGATCCAGGTGGAGAGAGAGTCAGCTGACCTGCGCTCCGACGAGATCGAGTCTCGGGTGAACAGCGGGAGCATGGACGGACTGAACGTGACCCTTCGACCCCGAGCCCTACCCACCTCTGCCACCGCACAATCCCTggcgtcctcctcctccccacccACCAGCGGCCACTCGACACCCAAGCACCACTCACGCAACACCAGCCACCACCTGGGCATCATGACTCTG CCGAGCGACCTGAGGAAACACCGCAGGAAAGTGGCG TCGCCAGTTGAGGTTGACAAAGCAACAATCAAGTGCGAGACGTCGCCGCCGTCATCGCCACGCAGTTTACGACTGGAAACCAACTTTGCTCAGTTTACAGGAAGTCTGGAAGATGGACGCGG CAAGCAGAAGAAAGGCATCAAGTCCTCCATCGGACGCTTGTTTGGGAAGAAGGAAAAAGGACGATTGGAGCAGACGCTGGTCAGGGAAGGCCAGCCTCTGCAGGCGCTCACAG ACCTGGAAATGAACATCGGTGACACGATGACTCTGGGTAAACTGGGCACCCAGGCTGAGAGGGATCGCCgcatgaagaaaaa ACATGAGCTGCTTGAGGAGGCGAGGAAAAGAGGACTGCCGTTCGCCCAGTGGGATGGTCCCACCGTCGTCTCCTGGCTGGAG CTGTGGGTGGGGATGCCGGCCTGGTACGTGGCCGCCTGTCGTGCCAATGTGAAGAGCGGAGCCATCATGTCCGCCCTGTCCGACACTGAGATCCAGCGGGAGATCGGCATCAGCAACCCTCTGCACCGACTCAAACTCCGTCTGGCCATCCAGGAGATGGTGTCCCTCACCAGCCCGTCCGCTCCGCTCACGTCCAGAACG GTGAATGAGGAGGGCAGCTGGGCTCAG ACACTGGCGTATGGCGACATGAACCACGAGTGGATCGGAAACGAGTGGCTGCCCAGTCTGGGTCTACCTCAGTACCGCTCTTACTTCATGGAGTGTCTGGTGGACGCGCGCATGCTGGACCATCTGACCAAGAAGGACTTGAGGAGTCACCTCAAGATGGTGGACAGCTTTCATAG ggccAGTCTGCAGTACGGGATCATGTGCTTGAAGAGGATCAACTACGACAGGAAGGACTTGGAGCGTCGGAGAGAAGACAGCCAGCACGATATGAAAG ATGTGCTGGTCTGGACCAATGAGCAAGTCATCCACTGGGTCCAGTCCATCGGTCTGAGGGAGTACTGTGGCAACCTGTTGGAGAGCGGCGTCCACGGGGCCCTGCTGTCGCTGGACGAGACCTTCGACTACAGCAGCCTCGCACTCATCCTGCAGATCCCTATGCAGAACACACAG gcACGGCAGGTTCTGGAGCGGGAGTTCAACAACCTGTTAGCTCTGGGGACCGACCGACGACTGGAGGAG GGTGGAGACGACAAGTCTTTCCGGCGCTCTCCTTCATGGAGGAAGAGGTTCCGGGCGCGTGAGGGCGGCACCGGGCTGGGGATGATGGCTGGCTCCATGGAGACGCTTCCAGCTGGTTTCCGCATGCCCTCgatgtcacttcctccttcGGTCCATTTGATGTCCAAGAAGCAACTCCAGCCTGAAG CTCCGCCCCCAACGCCGCCAAGACTCGACCCGTCTGCAGTGCGGACCTACTCATGCTAA